The stretch of DNA ACCGCCGGTCATCATGCTGACCAGCCAGTACAACAAGACCGACATCGCCCGCACCCTCAGCCAGGGCGCGGATGACTTCATCGTCAAGCCCGAGACCGCCGCTGTCATTTCCGCCCGCATCGACGCGGTTCTGCGCCGCAGCGGGCAGCGCGCCGCGCCCCAGCGCCACATCGATTTCGGCAATTACCGCTTCGACCGGCTGGAAAGCACCGTCCATTACGACGGCGCGTCCGAGCGGCTGACGGCCAAGGAATTCTCGCTGGCGCTGCTGTTCTTCCAGAACCTCAACCGCCCCCTGTCGCGCGGCTATCTGCTCGATACGGTGTGGAACAGCGTGGCGGGCCTGCCCACGCGCACGCTTGATGTCCATGTGTCCCATATTCGGGCAAAGCTCAAACTTGCGACCGGCGGCAACTTCCGCTT from Novosphingobium sp. encodes:
- a CDS encoding response regulator transcription factor, whose translation is MRIAIADDDVTFVDFIKAITGNDGHSCVVFGDGQSIVTQLQRETFDLVILDWHMPRMTGPEVLAWMQQNLEVPPPVIMLTSQYNKTDIARTLSQGADDFIVKPETAAVISARIDAVLRRSGQRAAPQRHIDFGNYRFDRLESTVHYDGASERLTAKEFSLALLFFQNLNRPLSRGYLLDTVWNSVAGLPTRTLDVHVSHIRAKLKLATGGNFRLQTIVSYGYRLEACAEDE